A single region of the Streptomyces sp. NBC_01262 genome encodes:
- the holA gene encoding DNA polymerase III subunit delta gives MARKASEDDVLAPLTLAVGQEDLLLDRVVQQVVAAARAADADTDVRDLTSDALQPGTLAELTSPSLFAERKVVIVRNAQDLSADTIKDVKKYLDAPVEEITLVLLHAGAAKGKALLDAARKAGAREVACPKMTKAGDRLAFVRGEFRTLGRSATPEASQALVDSIGSDLRELASACTQLAADVEGTIDVAVVARYYTGRAEATGFEVADLAVTGRTAEALERLRWALAVGQPLPGITFALASGVRAIGKLASAPRGANPGQLARELGMPPWKIDRVRQQMRGWTGDGVSVALRAVAEADAAVKGGGADPAYALEKAVVAIARASRAR, from the coding sequence ATGGCCAGGAAAGCGTCTGAAGATGATGTGCTCGCTCCGCTCACGCTTGCCGTGGGACAGGAGGATCTGCTGCTCGACCGCGTGGTGCAGCAGGTGGTGGCGGCCGCGCGGGCCGCGGACGCGGATACGGATGTGCGGGATCTGACGTCGGACGCGCTGCAGCCGGGGACGCTGGCGGAGTTGACGAGCCCGTCGCTTTTCGCGGAGCGCAAGGTCGTGATCGTGCGGAACGCGCAGGATCTGTCGGCGGACACGATCAAGGATGTGAAGAAATACCTCGACGCGCCCGTCGAGGAGATCACCCTGGTGCTGCTGCACGCAGGCGCGGCCAAGGGCAAGGCGCTGCTGGACGCGGCCCGCAAGGCGGGGGCGCGGGAGGTGGCGTGCCCGAAGATGACGAAGGCGGGGGACCGGCTGGCGTTCGTGCGGGGGGAGTTCCGGACGCTGGGGCGCTCCGCGACGCCGGAGGCGAGCCAGGCGCTGGTGGATTCGATCGGGAGCGATCTGCGGGAGCTGGCGAGCGCGTGTACGCAGCTCGCGGCGGACGTGGAGGGCACGATCGACGTGGCGGTGGTGGCCCGGTACTACACGGGCCGGGCCGAGGCAACCGGCTTCGAAGTGGCGGACCTGGCAGTGACCGGGCGTACGGCGGAGGCGCTGGAGCGGCTGCGCTGGGCGCTGGCGGTGGGGCAGCCGCTGCCGGGGATCACGTTCGCGCTGGCCAGCGGGGTGCGGGCGATCGGGAAGCTGGCGAGCGCGCCGCGCGGGGCGAACCCGGGCCAGCTGGCGCGGGAGCTGGGGATGCCGCCGTGGAAGATCGACCGCGTCCGGCAGCAGATGCGTGGCTGGACCGGCGACGGGGTGTCGGTGGCGCTGCGCGCGGTCGCCGAGGCCGACGCCGCCGTCAAGGGCGGCGGCGCGGACCCGGCGTACGCGCTGGAGAAGGCGGTCGTGGCGATCGCGAGGGCCTCGCGGGCGCGCTAG
- the rpsT gene encoding 30S ribosomal protein S20 → MANIKSQIKRNKTNEKARLRNKAVKSELKTAIRRTREAVATGDVEKATEAARLASRKLDKAVSKGVIHKNQAANKKSALAGQVAGLSA, encoded by the coding sequence GTGGCGAACATCAAGTCCCAGATCAAGCGGAACAAGACCAACGAGAAGGCGCGCCTGCGCAACAAGGCCGTCAAGTCCGAGCTCAAGACCGCCATCCGCCGTACCCGCGAGGCCGTGGCCACCGGTGACGTCGAGAAGGCCACCGAGGCTGCCCGTCTGGCCTCCAGGAAGCTCGACAAGGCCGTGAGCAAGGGCGTCATCCACAAGAACCAGGCCGCCAACAAGAAGTCGGCGCTCGCTGGTCAGGTCGCCGGCCTCAGCGCCTGA